In Acidimicrobiia bacterium, one genomic interval encodes:
- a CDS encoding DUF4242 domain-containing protein, with amino-acid sequence MSYWLIELPIDTAPATNAEHEYLAKIETAIKQSGATIVDQQASQSAGQLFVVAEAPTGTEIGKALDNAGLTHTAPASVRLVGATPQELIEKRSESRWLVEWDLPEGLTMEQYLERKAANSPKYAEVPEVAFQRTWVREDMAKCLCFYDGPDEDAIRTAREVVGAPVDRLHALEAES; translated from the coding sequence ATGTCTTACTGGCTCATCGAGCTTCCCATTGACACTGCACCGGCAACGAACGCAGAACACGAGTACCTGGCGAAAATCGAAACTGCCATCAAACAAAGCGGTGCCACCATCGTCGATCAACAAGCCTCACAGTCAGCGGGACAACTCTTTGTGGTAGCTGAGGCCCCTACCGGAACCGAAATCGGCAAAGCCCTTGACAACGCCGGTCTCACTCACACTGCCCCGGCGTCGGTTCGCTTGGTCGGAGCTACCCCGCAAGAACTAATTGAGAAGCGCAGCGAATCACGCTGGCTGGTGGAATGGGACCTGCCCGAGGGCCTAACCATGGAGCAGTATCTAGAACGCAAGGCCGCCAACTCGCCCAAGTACGCTGAAGTTCCCGAAGTTGCTTTTCAACGCACCTGGGTGCGAGAAGACATGGCGAAATGCCTCTGCTTCTACGACGGTCCCGACGAAGACGCCATTCGTACCGCTCGTGAAGTTGTAGGCGCTCCGGTAGACCGGCTGCACGCTCTAGAGGCTGAATCATGA
- a CDS encoding acyl-CoA dehydrogenase family protein, with amino-acid sequence MSTARVARPANTAEFVDIAAYFASHASAVDQGQELSSQGIAALGAQGLLDLGAPGNHNGELGAMSELVALVAEESMASAFSLWAHRMAIEYLHQSTPGQSSASAPLIAYRQALIDGTLPGVTAMAAAVNYAWGHGQLGVRFERQGDEVVLNGRINWASNLFADGFLVVTAAQDDQGQEIVVAVPSHTSGVEVQPYPELLALNATASSSLILNEVRVSTSLIITEDLRSFLAQVRGPFLLLQASFALGIAKAALRSTESRLGGLNEVFINRFNATNQLYNDARAQLAELTSRHDWRDVEREVLALRLEASGIAEESVHLEARVHGGAAYFSQSATARRLREVAFLPIQSPTEALLRHELACLPSTT; translated from the coding sequence ATGAGCACCGCTCGTGTGGCAAGGCCCGCCAACACGGCCGAATTTGTCGACATTGCCGCCTATTTCGCTAGCCACGCCAGCGCCGTAGACCAGGGCCAAGAACTGTCTAGCCAAGGTATTGCCGCCCTAGGGGCCCAAGGACTGCTGGACTTGGGTGCCCCAGGCAATCACAACGGTGAACTGGGAGCCATGAGCGAGCTGGTGGCACTGGTAGCCGAAGAGTCTATGGCTTCAGCGTTTTCGCTCTGGGCGCATCGAATGGCGATTGAATATTTGCACCAGTCCACCCCGGGCCAAAGCTCGGCCTCCGCCCCGCTGATCGCGTACCGCCAAGCCCTAATCGATGGCACCTTACCTGGGGTGACAGCGATGGCGGCGGCGGTCAACTATGCCTGGGGACATGGCCAACTGGGCGTACGTTTCGAGCGACAAGGTGACGAGGTGGTGCTAAATGGGCGCATCAATTGGGCCTCTAACCTCTTCGCCGACGGTTTCTTAGTGGTGACCGCCGCTCAAGATGACCAGGGCCAAGAAATTGTGGTGGCCGTACCTTCTCACACCAGCGGAGTTGAAGTTCAGCCCTACCCGGAGCTCTTGGCGCTAAACGCCACGGCATCCTCATCGCTGATACTTAACGAGGTCCGGGTCTCTACAAGCCTGATCATTACCGAAGACTTGCGCAGTTTCTTAGCTCAGGTTCGTGGGCCGTTCCTCTTGTTACAAGCCTCCTTCGCCCTAGGCATAGCCAAAGCCGCCCTACGTTCCACCGAATCGCGATTAGGAGGATTAAACGAAGTTTTCATCAACCGTTTCAACGCGACCAACCAACTGTACAACGATGCGCGAGCCCAGCTAGCTGAGCTCACCTCACGTCACGATTGGCGCGACGTAGAGCGCGAGGTACTGGCTTTACGCTTAGAAGCTTCGGGGATTGCTGAAGAGTCAGTTCATCTGGAAGCTCGTGTTCACGGCGGTGCTGCCTATTTCAGCCAAAGCGCCACCGCCCGGCGACTGCGCGAAGTGGCTTTCTTACCTATTCAATCGCCAACCGAGGCGCTCTTACGACACGAGTTAGCATGCTTACCGTCCACGACCTAG
- a CDS encoding ATP-binding cassette domain-containing protein, whose product MLTVHDLAASYPLANQPPHTVFAKINLAIETGQSLSLLGPSGCGKSTLLRVVAGLTPLASGEVKVPEGAKVRMVFQEPYLLPWLNVAENVQLGLRLRANENQSSRWAFLRSRQTRQTAQQITTETLERLGIGHLAEADPRTLSGGQASRVALARAIVTQPDILLLDEPFAALDPHVRHDLQRWLRELQQQLGLTMVFVTHDVDEALLVSDLVAVMRRDQTGLVGPYPVSNTNKAELLAAYQSPSADPLVTINHYESVWKETS is encoded by the coding sequence ATGCTTACCGTCCACGACCTAGCAGCCTCTTATCCCCTAGCTAACCAACCACCCCATACTGTCTTCGCCAAGATCAATCTTGCGATCGAAACGGGCCAAAGCCTCTCGCTTTTGGGGCCAAGTGGCTGCGGCAAATCAACCTTGTTGCGAGTGGTCGCCGGATTAACACCCCTGGCTAGTGGCGAAGTGAAGGTACCCGAAGGTGCCAAGGTTCGAATGGTATTTCAAGAGCCTTACTTGTTGCCGTGGCTAAATGTGGCCGAGAACGTACAGCTAGGTTTGCGGTTGCGAGCCAACGAAAACCAGTCATCTCGCTGGGCATTCTTACGGTCACGGCAGACCCGGCAAACCGCCCAACAAATTACCACCGAGACCCTGGAACGCCTTGGCATTGGCCACCTAGCTGAAGCCGACCCAAGAACACTCTCGGGTGGGCAGGCCTCGCGGGTGGCATTGGCACGGGCCATCGTCACCCAACCCGACATCTTGTTGTTAGACGAGCCATTCGCAGCCCTCGATCCTCATGTTCGACATGACTTACAACGCTGGTTACGTGAGTTGCAACAGCAGCTAGGTCTAACCATGGTCTTTGTCACCCACGATGTAGATGAAGCCTTGTTGGTGAGTGACTTGGTGGCCGTTATGCGCCGCGATCAAACCGGTTTGGTGGGTCCTTACCCCGTGTCGAACACCAATAAAGCCGAATTGCTAGCGGCCTATCAAAGCCCCAGCGCTGACCCTTTAGTAACTATCAACCACTATGAATCTGTTTGGAAAGAGACCTCGTGA
- a CDS encoding ABC transporter substrate-binding protein, translating to MTFDLSRRDFVRLGVGAGLAVAGGSWLSACSTGSSSTAKAAESTVRVGYLPITDSTPLILAHAKGLYEEQGLEAPQPTLFRSWAGIAEAFAARQIDVAHLLMPLTVQMRFDQNVPLKVVAWNHTDGSGLTVGPQISNLADLAGTTVAIPFWHSIHNVVLQMLLREEGLTPIISGNPSPSAKTVKLVVMGPPDMPPALANGDIAGFIVADPFNSFAELEGIGRILRYTGDVWREHACCVVVMHEDRVAEDPEWAQSTINAIAAAQVAARQDRGASAQLLSREGEGYLPQPAAVVERALAHFDSPGHSPTEALHHPAWGNERIDFSPYPYPTFTERLVTEMKGTLVSGNRGFLVALDPASVHEELVDDRFITQVLKDSSQAASLGIESFTRQEEINV from the coding sequence GTGACCTTTGATTTAAGTCGCCGTGATTTCGTTCGTTTAGGCGTAGGTGCCGGCTTGGCCGTCGCGGGAGGCTCGTGGTTAAGCGCTTGTTCAACGGGGTCTTCAAGCACTGCGAAAGCGGCCGAGTCGACGGTGCGGGTGGGCTACTTGCCGATCACCGATTCCACCCCTCTGATTCTGGCTCACGCTAAAGGACTTTATGAGGAACAAGGTCTTGAAGCTCCTCAACCAACCCTGTTTCGTAGTTGGGCAGGAATCGCCGAAGCTTTCGCAGCCCGCCAGATTGATGTCGCTCACCTGCTAATGCCCCTGACGGTACAAATGCGTTTCGACCAAAACGTGCCACTGAAAGTGGTGGCATGGAACCACACCGACGGTTCCGGCCTAACCGTTGGACCCCAAATTTCGAACCTAGCCGACCTGGCAGGCACCACGGTCGCCATACCATTTTGGCATTCGATTCACAACGTGGTTCTACAGATGCTGCTGCGTGAAGAAGGACTCACCCCCATAATTTCCGGTAATCCATCTCCTAGCGCCAAGACCGTAAAGCTAGTGGTAATGGGCCCACCCGACATGCCACCAGCACTGGCGAATGGCGACATTGCGGGGTTCATTGTGGCCGACCCATTCAATTCGTTCGCCGAATTAGAAGGTATCGGACGCATTCTGCGCTACACCGGTGATGTGTGGCGGGAACATGCCTGCTGCGTGGTGGTGATGCACGAAGACCGAGTGGCTGAGGACCCAGAATGGGCTCAATCCACCATCAATGCCATTGCAGCGGCCCAGGTGGCGGCTCGCCAAGATCGAGGGGCCTCAGCCCAGCTTCTTTCTCGCGAAGGGGAAGGTTACCTACCCCAACCGGCGGCGGTGGTGGAACGGGCCTTGGCCCATTTCGACTCGCCAGGGCATTCCCCCACCGAAGCACTGCACCACCCTGCGTGGGGCAACGAGCGAATCGACTTTTCTCCCTACCCTTATCCGACGTTCACCGAACGTTTGGTGACCGAGATGAAAGGCACGCTGGTCAGCGGTAATCGTGGTTTTCTCGTTGCCCTCGACCCGGCTTCGGTGCATGAGGAATTGGTGGATGATCGTTTTATTACCCAGGTGCTGAAAGATTCTTCACAAGCTGCATCGCTAGGCATTGAAAGCTTTACCCGCCAAGAAGAAATCAATGTCTAG